Proteins encoded in a region of the Maniola jurtina chromosome 12, ilManJurt1.1, whole genome shotgun sequence genome:
- the LOC123870195 gene encoding pollen-specific leucine-rich repeat extensin-like protein 1 codes for MKKVIFLCLLSLSVCLSKPAENQAAPTPPPGHAVETKAQNTTEPAHPTPVATEAQPAANKEQAPPAKTEPEKATPPAPTALPPKETAASPTKETPSKDSPKPTEDNKTQNKEEQTPKPKEETTPTKITIDTKVPTEKASTDKTEEGKAKAGTKPETKDVTPKPNEAPVTTEAPKADKDAHIVQSRGFDGPSFIGGIILTLGLLAIGFMGFKYYKNQTERNYHTL; via the exons CTGCTCCAACCCCACCGCCAGGGCATGCAGTTGAAACCAAGGCGCAAAACACCACAGAACCGGCACACCCTACCCCCGTAGCTACAGAGGCCCAGCCCGCTGCAAACAAAGAACAGGCACCACCAGCAAAGACAGAACCGGAGAAAGCCACCCCTCCCGCTCCCACAGCACTACCGCCGAAAGAGACAGCTGCATCACCAACAAAAGAAACGCCTTCGAAAGATTCCCCCAAGCCTACTGAAGATAACAAAACACAAAACAAAGAAGAACAAACACCTAAACCCAAAGAAGAAACTACACCAACCAAAATCACTATCGATACTAAAGTACCCACAGAGAAGGCAAGCACTGACAAAACGGAAGAAGGAAAAGCCAAAGCTGGGACCAAGCCCGAGACTAAAGACGTAACCCCCAAACCAAACGAGGCCCCTGTCACTACTGAAGCTCCTAAGGCTGACAAGGATGCACATATTGTGCAATCAAGAGG ATTTGACGGCCCCAGCTTCATTGGAGGCATCATCCTGACCCTTGGTCTCCTCGCGATCGGATTCATGGGATTCAAATACTATAAGAATCAAACTGAGAGAAACTACCACACTCTCTAA
- the LOC123870192 gene encoding crossover junction endonuclease MUS81, producing the protein MSVVNGKRITFKRTRPNPLFHDWLEELYEEAKQKGSKLESMLQEALSSISKYPLPLQSGAECAILKGFDKRLCLFIDKRLDVYKSSSNESSVDTCSKSTASSGSDDDSDVIPVIESQSTSKGTKSPCTTSTPTECTKVLPSTSSSSSSAKNGKKRYKPAFRSGSYAFLIVLMELKKNQTMSKGQLIAASQKHCDKDISIEWKNITGLIRRGLVNKSVKNNIPRFCLTAEGIYVAKELFSHAQNKKGVDNTITNDDLANNDNVFDNNENQCSEVIIIDSEAKSVFTNGLINDSYRSESEVNDLLYDESKCKNEINNIMPINSTKTLMHNNCSSKVVHVDSHVDYSNCIEMVPGSFDVILLIDKHETSGMTKKNDPTVTQFNKYPELKHEYRSLKVGDFTWIARHKTNTDHEIVLPYVVERKRMDDLGHSIKDGRFHEQKFRLRKCGLNHVIYMVENHGSNKHVGLPMQSLMQALANTRVQDGFKVHVTESLAHSVRFLATMTLRLMYEYKDKRLMGHNGEPKSDILMTFGYFNKSSVKNRALSITDTFIKILLQLKGVSVQKALTITNVYKTPRMLIEKYKSCDQREGEMLLANLKFGELNRSVGPSVSKSVYQLFTFRNMK; encoded by the exons ATGAGTGTCGTAAACGGCAAAAGAATAACCTTCAAGCGTACCAGACCGAATCCTCTTTTCCACGACTGGTTGGAAGAGTTGTACGAAGAAGCAAAACAAAAGGGAAGTAAGCTTGAATCTATGTTACAGGAAGCTCTATCTTCCATATCAAAGTATCCTCTACCTCTGCAGTCTGGAGCCGAATGCGCTATCCTAAAAGGTTTCGATAAACGCTTGTGTTTATTTATCGATAAACGTTTAGATGTATACAAAAGTTCTAGTAATGAAAGTTCAGTAGATACGTGTTCAAAATCTACAGCCAGTTCAGGGTCTGATGACGACAGTGATGTAATACCTGTTATAGAATCACAATCAACATCTAAAGGCACTAAAAGTCCTTGTACTACATCAACCCCAACAGAATGTACTAAAGTTCTTCCAAGTACATCATCTAGTAGTTCTTCAGCTAAAAATGGAAAGAAAAGATATAAGCCTGCTTTTAGGTCAGGTAGCTATGCATTTTTAATAGTTCTTATGGAGTTAAAGAAAAATCAAACTATGAGTAAAGGTCAATTGATTGCTGCAAGTCAGAAGCACTGTGATAAAGATATTAGCATTGAGTGGAAGAATATAACAGGATTAATAAGAAGAGGTTTAGTTAATAAAAGTGTTAAGAATAATATACCTCGGTTTTGTCTAACAGCAGAAGGAATTTATGTTGCAAAGGAACTCTTTAGCCATgcacaaaataaaaaaggtgTTGATAACACAATTACAAATGATGATTTAGCTAATAATGATAAtgtttttgataataatgaaaATCAATGTAGTgaagtaataattattgattCTGAAGCTAAATCAGTTTTTACTAATGGTTTAATAAATGATAGTTATAGAAGTGAAAGTGAAGTAAATGATTTACTATATGATGAAAGTAAatgtaaaaatgaaataaataatataatgccAATAAATAGTACTAAAACGTTGATGCATAATAATTGTAGTTCTAAAGTTGTTCATGTTGACAGTCATGTGGATTATAGTAACTGTATAGAAATGGTGCCAGGCTCTTTTGATGTTATACTGCTTATTGATAAGCATGAAACTAGTGG TATGACTAAAAAGAATGATCCAACAGTTACACAATTCAACAAGTATCCAGAACTGAAGCATGAATATAGAAGTTTGAAAGTTGGTGATTTCACATGGATAGCTCGACACAAAACAAATACAGACCATGAAATTGTATTACCATATGTAGTGGAGAGAAAAAGGATGGACGATTTGGGTCacagtataaaagatggaaggtTTCATGAACAGAAGTTTAGACTTAGGAAATGTGGTTTGAATCATGTTATTTATATGGTGGAGAATCATGGGAGTAATAAGCATGTGGGACTGCCCATGCAGTCTCTAATGCAGGCCTTGGCTAATACTAGAGTACAAGATGGTTTTAAAGTCCATGTTACGGAGTCCTTGGCCCATTCAGTGAGGTTTCTAGCTACAATGACATTGAGGCTTATGTATGAATATAAG gatAAAAGGCTAATGGGTCACAATGGAGAACCGAAAAGCGACATTCTTATGACATTTGGGTACTTTAATAAGTCTTCCGTAAAGAATAGAGCATTGTCCATCACAgatacatttataaaaatacttttacagTTAAAAGGAGTGTCTGTGCAGAAAGCTTTGACGATAACCAATGTTTATAAAACTCCACGAATGTTGATAGAGAAGTACAAAAGTTGTGATCAAAGGGAAGGTGAAATGTTGCTagccaatttgaaatttggGGAACTGAACCGTAGTGTAGGGCCTAGTGTAAGCAAATCAGTATATCAATTATTTACTTTTAGAAATAtgaagtaa
- the LOC123870189 gene encoding RNA polymerase-associated protein CTR9 homolog isoform X1, which translates to MSLEIPLMSTDEVIELDPDQLPSGDEVLSILQQERSQLNVWINVALAYYKQKKIDDFLKILEASRVDANIDYRDFERDQMRALDMLAAYYVQEANKEKSKDKKKELFTKATLLYTMADKIIMYDQNHLLGRAYFCLLEGDKMGQADTQFNFVLNQSPNNVPSLLGKACIAFNRKDYRGALAFYKKALRTNPNSPAALRLGMGHCFMKLNNQEKARMAFERALQLDPQCVGALVGLSILKLNLQESESNKIAVIMLSKAYAIDPKNPMVLNHLANHFFFKKDYSKVQHLALHAFHNTENEAMRAESCHHLARAFHAQGDCVQAFQYYYQATQFAPPNFVLPHYGLGQMYIYRGDTENAAQCFEKVLKAQPGNYETMKILGSLYASSPSQLQRDIARQHLKKVTEQFPEDVEAWIELAQILEQNDLQGSLNAYTTAMKILKENVNADIPAEILNNVAALHYRLGNLNEAKKYLEEALEREKVDAETLDAQYYNSIAVTTMYNLARLNEALCVYNKAEKLYKDILKEHPNYIDCYLRLGCMARDKGQIYEASDWFKEALKVNTEHPDTWSLLGNLHLAQQEWGPGQKKFERILQNSSTSNDAYSLIALGNVWLQTLHQPCREKDREKRHQERALAMYKQVLKNDPKNIWAANGIGCVLAHKGCINEARDIFAQVREATADFPDVWMNIAHIYVEQKQYINAIQMYENCIRKFRMQHDVEWLTWLARAQTFASRARAARTALLKARRVAPHDTSLLYNTALALRRLAAHVLKDERSELKVVLRAVHELHVSHRYFTRLSNVEGAEGERPERPEGAEKRASETSANAAALEARTCADLLSQAQWHVARARRQHQEELELRDRQREQREAFRRQQEEERKRREEQQAKSTVEQLQKRQEYKEKTKNALLFADMPSESKSKGRGRRRDEYISDSGSEPDRPREEGREPKQRKRKREAGEGRKGGRSKKRDRGSNSDSDAPRKKGRKKGERGIGRREKSKMADDKLSQKQRAKIVSKETISSSDSDSDAGGRKSRSRSRSRSRSRSRSGSRSPPANKGRKRIMSASDSDRSRSKSRSKSRSRSRSGSAKSRSRSKSRSRSKSRSRSKSRSRSKSRSRSKSGSRSKSRSRSKSRSKSKSKSRSRSKSRSRSKSRSRSKSRSRSKSRSRSKSRSRSKSRSRSKSGSRSKSRSRSHSRSKSRSRSKSKSVSRSRSRSKSGSRSRSRSRSHSGSRSRSGSRNSRPATPESRKSVSASEDEN; encoded by the exons ATGTCGCTCGAAATCCCGTTGATGAGCACCGACGAG GTGATAGAGCTTGATCCTGATCAGCTACCATCCGGGGATGAAGTGCTTAGTATATTACAGCAGGAACGCTCTCAACTCAACGTCTGGATCAATGTTGCC CTTGCatattacaaacaaaagaaGATCGATGACTTCCTCAAAATCCTGGAGGCGTCCCGCGTGGACGCCAACATTGACTACAGAGACTTTGAACGGGACCAGATGCGAGCCCTTGACATGCTGGCTGCGTATTACGTCCAGGAGGCCAATAAGGAGAAGTCAAAGGACAAAAAAAAGGAACTGTTCACAAAGGCCACTTTACTGTATACCATGGCGGATAAGATCATTATGTATGATCAG AACCATCTCCTCGGGCGAGCATACTTCTGCCTTCTGGAAGGTGACAAGATGGGTCAAGCAGACACACAGTTCAACTTTGTGCTCAACCAGTCACCAAATAACGTGCCCTCACTCCTTGGCAAGGCTTGCATAGCATTTAACAGGAAGGATTACAGAGGAGCTCTGGCTTTCTATAAGAAGGCTCTTAGAACCAATCCCAACAGCCCAGCTGCTTTGCGCCTTGGAATGGGACATTGTTTTATGAAGCTCAATAATCAGGAAAAGGCCAG GATGGCCTTTGAAAGGGCATTACAACTGGACCCACAGTGTGTAGGTGCATTGGTTGGTCTCTCCATATTGAAGCTCAACTTGCAAGAGAGTGAATCCAATAAAATTGCCGTTATTATGTTGTCTAAAGCATATGCCATCGATCCCAAGAACCCTATGGTATTGAACCATTTGGCTAACCATTTCTTCTTTAAAAAG GACTACAGCAAAGTCCAGCATCTCGCTCTCCACGCGTTCCACAACACAGAGAACGAGGCGATGCGCGCAGAGAGCTGCCACCACCTCGCGCGAGCCTTCCACGCGCAGGGCGACTGTGTGCAAGCCTTCCAGTACTACTACCAG GCCACACAGTTCGCGCCTCCCAACTTCGTGCTGCCCCACTATGGACTTGGCCAGATGTATATCTACAGAGGCGATACGGAGAAT GCCGCACAATGTTTCGAAAAAGTGTTAAAGGCACAACCGGGAAACTACGAAACTATGAAAATCCTCGGCTCCCTGTACGCCAGCTCGCCGTCACAGTTGCAACGCGATATAGCGAGACAACATCTCAAAAAGGTCACTGAACAATTCCCAGAAGACGTGGAGGCTTGGATTGAGTTGGCTCAAATATTGGAACAAAATGATTTACAG ggTTCCCTGAACGCGTATACGACAGCGATGAAAATTCTCAAAGAGAACGTAAACGCGGATATACCTGCGGAAATTCTCAACAACGTCGCGGCGCTGCACTATCGGTTAGGAAACCTGAACGAGGCCAAGAAATACCTTGAAGAAGCCTTGGAGAG AGAAAAAGTGGACGCCGAGACCTTAGACGCCCAATACTACAACTCTATCGCTGTCACCACAATGTACAACCTGGCTCGATTGAACGAAGCCCTGTGCGTTTATAACAAAGCCGAGAAACTGTACAAAGATATCTTGAAGGAACATCCCAATTACATCGACTGCTATTTGAG GTTAGGCTGTATGGCCCGAGACAAAGGCCAAATCTATGAAGCATCCGATTGGTTCAAGGAAGCTTTGAAAGTCAATACCGAACATCCAGACACTTGGTCTTTACTCGGCAATCTACATTTAGCCCAACAGGAATGGGGACCAGGGCAGAAGAAATTCGAGAGGATTTTACAAAATTCTTCTACTTCCAATGACGCTTATTCCTTGATCgctttag GTAACGTTTGGCTCCAGACGCTGCACCAACCGTGCCGTGAGAAGGACCGCGAGAAGAGGCATCAAGAGCGCGCGCTGGCCATGTACAAGCAAGTGCTCAAGAACGACCCCAAGAACATCTGGGCCGCCAATGGCATCGGATGCGTTCTAGCGCATAAG GGGTGTATAAACGAGGCGCGCGACATCTTCGCGCAGGTGCGCGAGGCCACGGCCGACTTCCCCGACGTGTGGATGAACATCGCGCACATTTACGTCGAGCAGAAGCAGTACATCAACGCGATACAGATG TACGAAAATTGCATCCGCAAATTCCGTATGCAACACGACGTGGAATGGCTGACTTGGTTGGCTCGCGCGCAAACGTTCGCGAGCCGGGCCCGGGCCGCCCGCACCGCGCTCCTCAAGGCGCGCAGAGTGGCGCCTCATGATACGTCCCTGCTGTACAATACTGCGCTCGCGTTGCGGAGACTGGCCGCTCATGTGCTTAAGGACGAGCGTTCGGAGTTGAAAGTCGTGTTACGCGCCGTACACGAACTACACGTTTCACATAG GTATTTTACACGTCTCTCAAACGTCGAGGGAGCAGAGGGGGAAAGACCCGAGCGTCCGGAAGGCGCGGAAAAACGCGCCTCCGAGACATCCGCCAACGCCGCAGCTTTGGAGGCTCGAACCTGCGCCGACCTACTGTCCCAGGCTCAGTGGCACGTGGCCCGAGCGAGGAGACAACACCAAGAGGAGTTGGAGCTGAGGGATAGGCAGCGGGAGCAACGGGAGGCCTTCCGCAGGCAACAG GAAGAAGAGCGTAAGCGCCGCGAGGAGCAGCAAGCAAAGAGCACCGTGGAGCAGCTGCAGAAGCGACAAGAGTACAAGGAGAAGACCAAGAATGCGCTGCTCTTCGCAGACATGCCCAGCGAGAGCAAGAGCAAAGGCCGCGGGCGACGCAGGGACGAATACATATCCGATTCCGGCAGCGAGCCCGACCGCCCGAGGGAGGAAGG TCGCGAGCCGAAGCAGCGCAAGCGCAAGCGCGAGGCGGGCGAAGGGCGCAAGGGCGGTAGGAGTAAGAAGCGCGACCGCGGCAGCAACAGCGATAGCGATGCGCCGCGCAAGAAGGGACGCAAGAAG GGAGAAAGAGGCATCGGACGTCGAGAGAAATCGAAGATGGCGGACGACAAACTCAGCCAGAAACAACGCGCGAAGATCGTTTCCAAAGAGACGATATCGTCATCGGATTCGGACTCTGATGCCGGCGGCCGCAAGTCTCGCAGCCGCAGCCGTAGCCGAAGCCGCAGCCGTAGCCGCAGCGGAAGCCGCAGCCCGCCCGCTAATAAAGGCCGCAAGAGAATTATGTCTGCTTCGGACAGCGATAG GTCTCGTTCCAAGAGTCGTTCGAAATCTCGCAGCCGATCTCGTTCAGGATCAGCCAAGAGCCGTTCCAGATCTAAAAGCCGCTCCAGATCCAAAAGCCGTTCCAGATCTAAAAGCCGCTCTAGATCCAAAAGCCGTTCGAGATCCAAGAGTGGTTCACGTTCCAAAAGCCGATCGAGATCTAAAAGCCGCtccaaatctaaatccaagaGCCGATCCAGGTCCAAAAGTCGGTCCCGGTCCAAAAGCCGCTCAAGATCAAAAAGCCGCTCAAGGTCAAAAAGTCGTTCAAGGTCGAAAAGTCGTTCGAGATCCAAAAGCCGTTCGAGATCGAAAAGTGGATCTAGATCGAAGAGTCGGTCACGATCTCACTCAag GTCAAAAAGCCGTTCGCGATCCAAGTCCAAAAGCGTATCGCGGTCACGATCTCGATCTAAGAGCGGTTCTCGCAGCCGCTCCCGCTCCCGCTCTCACTCGGGCTCCCGCTCTCGGTCCGGGTCCCGCAACTCTAGGCCCGCCACGCCCGAGTCCAGGAAGTCTGTGTCTGCGAGTGAAGATGAAAATTAG
- the LOC123870189 gene encoding RNA polymerase-associated protein CTR9 homolog isoform X2, producing the protein MSLEIPLMSTDEVIELDPDQLPSGDEVLSILQQERSQLNVWINVALAYYKQKKIDDFLKILEASRVDANIDYRDFERDQMRALDMLAAYYVQEANKEKSKDKKKELFTKATLLYTMADKIIMYDQNHLLGRAYFCLLEGDKMGQADTQFNFVLNQSPNNVPSLLGKACIAFNRKDYRGALAFYKKALRTNPNSPAALRLGMGHCFMKLNNQEKARMAFERALQLDPQCVGALVGLSILKLNLQESESNKIAVIMLSKAYAIDPKNPMVLNHLANHFFFKKDYSKVQHLALHAFHNTENEAMRAESCHHLARAFHAQGDCVQAFQYYYQATQFAPPNFVLPHYGLGQMYIYRGDTENAAQCFEKVLKAQPGNYETMKILGSLYASSPSQLQRDIARQHLKKVTEQFPEDVEAWIELAQILEQNDLQGSLNAYTTAMKILKENVNADIPAEILNNVAALHYRLGNLNEAKKYLEEALEREKVDAETLDAQYYNSIAVTTMYNLARLNEALCVYNKAEKLYKDILKEHPNYIDCYLRLGCMARDKGQIYEASDWFKEALKVNTEHPDTWSLLGNLHLAQQEWGPGQKKFERILQNSSTSNDAYSLIALGNVWLQTLHQPCREKDREKRHQERALAMYKQVLKNDPKNIWAANGIGCVLAHKGCINEARDIFAQVREATADFPDVWMNIAHIYVEQKQYINAIQMYENCIRKFRMQHDVEWLTWLARAQTFASRARAARTALLKARRVAPHDTSLLYNTALALRRLAAHVLKDERSELKVVLRAVHELHVSHRYFTRLSNVEGAEGERPERPEGAEKRASETSANAAALEARTCADLLSQAQWHVARARRQHQEELELRDRQREQREAFRRQQEEERKRREEQQAKSTVEQLQKRQEYKEKTKNALLFADMPSESKSKGRGRRRDEYISDSGSEPDRPREEGREPKQRKRKREAGEGRKGGRSKKRDRGSNSDSDAPRKKGRKKGERGIGRREKSKMADDKLSQKQRAKIVSKETISSSDSDSDAGGRKSRSRSRSRSRSRSRSGSRSPPANKGRKRIMSASDSDRSRSKSRSKSRSRSRSGSAKSRSRSKSRSRSKSRSRSKSRSRSKSRSRSKSGSRSKSRSRSKSRSKSKSKSRSRSKSRSRSKSRSRSKSRSRSKSRSRSKSGSRSKSRSRSHSRSKSRSRSKSKSVSRSRSRSKSGSRSRSRSRSHSGSRSRSGSRNSRPATPESRKSVSASEDEN; encoded by the exons ATGTCGCTCGAAATCCCGTTGATGAGCACCGACGAG GTGATAGAGCTTGATCCTGATCAGCTACCATCCGGGGATGAAGTGCTTAGTATATTACAGCAGGAACGCTCTCAACTCAACGTCTGGATCAATGTTGCC CTTGCatattacaaacaaaagaaGATCGATGACTTCCTCAAAATCCTGGAGGCGTCCCGCGTGGACGCCAACATTGACTACAGAGACTTTGAACGGGACCAGATGCGAGCCCTTGACATGCTGGCTGCGTATTACGTCCAGGAGGCCAATAAGGAGAAGTCAAAGGACAAAAAAAAGGAACTGTTCACAAAGGCCACTTTACTGTATACCATGGCGGATAAGATCATTATGTATGATCAG AACCATCTCCTCGGGCGAGCATACTTCTGCCTTCTGGAAGGTGACAAGATGGGTCAAGCAGACACACAGTTCAACTTTGTGCTCAACCAGTCACCAAATAACGTGCCCTCACTCCTTGGCAAGGCTTGCATAGCATTTAACAGGAAGGATTACAGAGGAGCTCTGGCTTTCTATAAGAAGGCTCTTAGAACCAATCCCAACAGCCCAGCTGCTTTGCGCCTTGGAATGGGACATTGTTTTATGAAGCTCAATAATCAGGAAAAGGCCAG GATGGCCTTTGAAAGGGCATTACAACTGGACCCACAGTGTGTAGGTGCATTGGTTGGTCTCTCCATATTGAAGCTCAACTTGCAAGAGAGTGAATCCAATAAAATTGCCGTTATTATGTTGTCTAAAGCATATGCCATCGATCCCAAGAACCCTATGGTATTGAACCATTTGGCTAACCATTTCTTCTTTAAAAAG GACTACAGCAAAGTCCAGCATCTCGCTCTCCACGCGTTCCACAACACAGAGAACGAGGCGATGCGCGCAGAGAGCTGCCACCACCTCGCGCGAGCCTTCCACGCGCAGGGCGACTGTGTGCAAGCCTTCCAGTACTACTACCAG GCCACACAGTTCGCGCCTCCCAACTTCGTGCTGCCCCACTATGGACTTGGCCAGATGTATATCTACAGAGGCGATACGGAGAAT GCCGCACAATGTTTCGAAAAAGTGTTAAAGGCACAACCGGGAAACTACGAAACTATGAAAATCCTCGGCTCCCTGTACGCCAGCTCGCCGTCACAGTTGCAACGCGATATAGCGAGACAACATCTCAAAAAGGTCACTGAACAATTCCCAGAAGACGTGGAGGCTTGGATTGAGTTGGCTCAAATATTGGAACAAAATGATTTACAG ggTTCCCTGAACGCGTATACGACAGCGATGAAAATTCTCAAAGAGAACGTAAACGCGGATATACCTGCGGAAATTCTCAACAACGTCGCGGCGCTGCACTATCGGTTAGGAAACCTGAACGAGGCCAAGAAATACCTTGAAGAAGCCTTGGAGAG AGAAAAAGTGGACGCCGAGACCTTAGACGCCCAATACTACAACTCTATCGCTGTCACCACAATGTACAACCTGGCTCGATTGAACGAAGCCCTGTGCGTTTATAACAAAGCCGAGAAACTGTACAAAGATATCTTGAAGGAACATCCCAATTACATCGACTGCTATTTGAG GTTAGGCTGTATGGCCCGAGACAAAGGCCAAATCTATGAAGCATCCGATTGGTTCAAGGAAGCTTTGAAAGTCAATACCGAACATCCAGACACTTGGTCTTTACTCGGCAATCTACATTTAGCCCAACAGGAATGGGGACCAGGGCAGAAGAAATTCGAGAGGATTTTACAAAATTCTTCTACTTCCAATGACGCTTATTCCTTGATCgctttag GTAACGTTTGGCTCCAGACGCTGCACCAACCGTGCCGTGAGAAGGACCGCGAGAAGAGGCATCAAGAGCGCGCGCTGGCCATGTACAAGCAAGTGCTCAAGAACGACCCCAAGAACATCTGGGCCGCCAATGGCATCGGATGCGTTCTAGCGCATAAG GGGTGTATAAACGAGGCGCGCGACATCTTCGCGCAGGTGCGCGAGGCCACGGCCGACTTCCCCGACGTGTGGATGAACATCGCGCACATTTACGTCGAGCAGAAGCAGTACATCAACGCGATACAGATG TACGAAAATTGCATCCGCAAATTCCGTATGCAACACGACGTGGAATGGCTGACTTGGTTGGCTCGCGCGCAAACGTTCGCGAGCCGGGCCCGGGCCGCCCGCACCGCGCTCCTCAAGGCGCGCAGAGTGGCGCCTCATGATACGTCCCTGCTGTACAATACTGCGCTCGCGTTGCGGAGACTGGCCGCTCATGTGCTTAAGGACGAGCGTTCGGAGTTGAAAGTCGTGTTACGCGCCGTACACGAACTACACGTTTCACATAG GTATTTTACACGTCTCTCAAACGTCGAGGGAGCAGAGGGGGAAAGACCCGAGCGTCCGGAAGGCGCGGAAAAACGCGCCTCCGAGACATCCGCCAACGCCGCAGCTTTGGAGGCTCGAACCTGCGCCGACCTACTGTCCCAGGCTCAGTGGCACGTGGCCCGAGCGAGGAGACAACACCAAGAGGAGTTGGAGCTGAGGGATAGGCAGCGGGAGCAACGGGAGGCCTTCCGCAGGCAACAG GAAGAAGAGCGTAAGCGCCGCGAGGAGCAGCAAGCAAAGAGCACCGTGGAGCAGCTGCAGAAGCGACAAGAGTACAAGGAGAAGACCAAGAATGCGCTGCTCTTCGCAGACATGCCCAGCGAGAGCAAGAGCAAAGGCCGCGGGCGACGCAGGGACGAATACATATCCGATTCCGGCAGCGAGCCCGACCGCCCGAGGGAGGAAGG TCGCGAGCCGAAGCAGCGCAAGCGCAAGCGCGAGGCGGGCGAAGGGCGCAAGGGCGGTAGGAGTAAGAAGCGCGACCGCGGCAGCAACAGCGATAGCGATGCGCCGCGCAAGAAGGGACGCAAGAAG GGAGAAAGAGGCATCGGACGTCGAGAGAAATCGAAGATGGCGGACGACAAACTCAGCCAGAAACAACGCGCGAAGATCGTTTCCAAAGAGACGATATCGTCATCGGATTCGGACTCTGATGCCGGCGGCCGCAAGTCTCGCAGCCGCAGCCGTAGCCGAAGCCGCAGCCGTAGCCGCAGCGGAAGCCGCAGCCCGCCCGCTAATAAAGGCCGCAAGAGAATTATGTCTGCTTCGGACAGCGATAG GTCTCGTTCCAAGAGTCGTTCGAAATCTCGCAGCCGATCTCGTTCAGGATCAGCCAAGAGCCGTTCCAGATCTAAAAGCCGCTCCAGATCCAAAAGCCGTTCCAGATCTAAAAGCCGCTCTAGATCCAAAAGCCGTTCGAGATCCAAGAGTGGTTCACGTTCCAAAAGCCGATCGAGATCTAAAAGCCGCtccaaatctaaatccaagaGCCGATCCAGGTCCAAAAGTCGGTCCCGGTCCAAAAGCCGCTCAAGATCAAAAAGCCGCTCAAGGTCAAAAAGTCGTTCAAG ATCGAAAAGTGGATCTAGATCGAAGAGTCGGTCACGATCTCACTCAag GTCAAAAAGCCGTTCGCGATCCAAGTCCAAAAGCGTATCGCGGTCACGATCTCGATCTAAGAGCGGTTCTCGCAGCCGCTCCCGCTCCCGCTCTCACTCGGGCTCCCGCTCTCGGTCCGGGTCCCGCAACTCTAGGCCCGCCACGCCCGAGTCCAGGAAGTCTGTGTCTGCGAGTGAAGATGAAAATTAG
- the LOC123870471 gene encoding uncharacterized protein LOC123870471: MITQHAPKRNPRKTNRLKYKTLLTHQIGTNKPNDIDDIDNIEQNVNKLTECIKTSYEQACPLKKINTNRLSKNSWWGPDLERMRKNLRHLFNRAKNTRQEQDWDNYKEAQYKYNKRVREKDKTAWQKFCTSIESNDTAARIRKILADDNTRTLGSLRKADGTYTKDDKEISETLIETHFPGCRIVDSADWEHNLGHHPTDEDWDLANNTPGEK, encoded by the exons ATGATAACCCAACACGCACCAAAGAGAAATCCAAGGAAAACTAACAGACTAAAATACAAAACCTTGCTAACGCATCAGATAGGTACAAACAAACCTAACGACATCGATGATATCGACAACATCGAACAAAACGTAAACAAACTAACGGAGTGCATTAAGACAAGTTATGAACAAGCTTGTCCTCTGAAGAAAATCAACACAAATCGACTGTCAAAAAACAGCTGGTGGGGCCCAGATCTGGAAAGAATGAGGAAAAACCTCAGACATCTTTTCAACAGAGCAAAAAACACCAGACAAGAACAAGATTGGGACAACTACAAGGAAGCCcaatacaaatacaacaaaCGCGTCAGAGAAAAAGACAAAACCGCGTGGCAAAAGTTTTGTACAAGCATAGAGTCGAACGACACTGCAGCCCGCATACGTAAGATTCTAGCAGACGACAACACCCGCACACTCGGCTCGCTGAGGAAAGCTGACGGAACATACACTAAGGATGACAAAGAAATAAGCGAAACGCTCATTGAAACGCATTTCCCTGGCTGTAGAATAGTAGACTCAGCAGACTGGGAACACAACCTAGGACACCATCCCACAGATGAGGATTGGGATCTTGCTAACAACACA CCTGGAGAGAAGTAA